From the genome of Brevinematia bacterium, one region includes:
- a CDS encoding DoxX family protein: MADLGILILRIVSGITMALFHGWGKLLGIINFLSGKEWKFVDKVANLGLPLPGLFAILTGLIEFLCSILLLLGLFTRINALLLTSVMIVALYYNIRSGNPYELTLLYLAIFISLLILGGGKYSLDHLLYKKGKS, translated from the coding sequence ATGGCTGATCTCGGTATTCTAATTCTCAGAATAGTCTCAGGCATTACTATGGCTCTCTTTCACGGATGGGGGAAACTACTGGGAATAATAAACTTTCTAAGTGGCAAAGAGTGGAAATTTGTGGATAAAGTTGCAAACCTAGGACTTCCTCTTCCTGGCCTATTTGCAATTCTTACTGGACTTATAGAGTTCCTTTGTAGCATTCTCCTCCTATTAGGGTTATTTACCAGGATAAATGCATTGCTTCTAACATCTGTTATGATAGTTGCACTTTACTACAATATCCGCTCAGGCAATCCCTACGAACTTACCTTACTCTATCTTGCGATATTCATCTCCTTACTAATACTAGGCGGAGGCAAGTATTCACTTGATCATCTTCTTTACAAAAAGGGGAAAAGTTAA
- a CDS encoding DEAD/DEAH box helicase, translating to MDEKTKAEFDLYSKFTVTHVKPYTPPEYESDIELGEYSKKLLNRLGITLYKHQARAIKEFCNGNNVAIVTPTASGKTLPYVISYLEELYKDENSVALYIAPINALINDQAKKVGDYINTVAPFVEVYPLTSGTSGSIRSRIKNRGGFVLTNPEMLIYSLILYNKSWERFWKNLKVIIVDEIHEMSGIKGSHFGNLIRVVNMMNDIYSNNARYFALSGTIGNPKEFIENIFGKKFVIIDKSTSGNKKIEFLVPNKTYTSIMSPNSWVIETLKSFILGLSKKVLVFVKSRKAVERITKAIRKSELATLVSPYRAGYEHKDRIAIENMFKSGRIKGLIATSAFEMGIDIGDLDVVCVVGFPSSKVSLRQRFGRTGRTRDGTAIFLPTENILDKYYYNNPKELFSDEVEALSANVYNDRVIGYYIALAIVAYNETLEDPKNFIQDNLIEKYWGIDGIYTTEKFIEKNKDKSEIVHFTKSINCEKYFFTHLTKQDLRSMINLRGIGKNFYIYDSKNNKKIGEINLSHIFLECHPGGIYMHMGDSYVVEKIDFENNLVVVKPTNEESSTEVLVDKDIEIISTMKTKKYNAFFINYCKLRVKEIYTGFLTVRYEPKIVNNEIIRERKVIGYTEYPTPYTLEYDTEGIVILFNGSKLREIVKYDEDIKYIRSNKSMENVKINEENILLSGLHSAEHSIIGMYPTEIICSRSELGGLSYVSGGIQPTIIIYEAIEGGVGYSELAFDKLDKIINRALISVKNCACTNDSGCPACIQSPKCGNGNTILSKRMGEKVLKFLSDNLNKPSETSEEKINPKVVKYSIAYLKRELPQVEENEKYAQYDLLKYPLENFKKPLVFDLETQKYSYEVGGWDNAKDMLLAIAVVYDINKNETLVFNESNVKTLIDLLFSSDIVIGYNTKNFDYKVLSRYDSRFEVTDSVKSFDILNDLLKKHVGDTRISLDNLIRNNLNSKKSISSEVIPQIFREGKIDMVINHCKEDVEFTYKIMKKILEDRYLKYENRGKIFTIEFQEVIFRFKL from the coding sequence ATGGATGAAAAGACCAAAGCTGAGTTTGACTTGTACTCTAAATTCACTGTCACTCATGTCAAACCTTACACACCACCGGAATACGAAAGCGATATTGAATTAGGTGAATATTCCAAAAAACTGCTCAATAGATTGGGAATAACTCTTTATAAACATCAAGCAAGGGCAATAAAAGAATTCTGTAACGGTAATAACGTAGCTATAGTCACTCCTACCGCATCTGGCAAAACTCTACCCTACGTTATATCCTACCTTGAGGAGCTTTACAAAGACGAAAATTCGGTAGCACTATACATTGCCCCCATAAATGCTTTGATAAACGATCAAGCCAAAAAAGTAGGAGACTACATAAATACGGTTGCTCCTTTTGTTGAGGTTTATCCTCTCACCTCAGGAACAAGTGGGTCTATAAGAAGTAGAATAAAAAACAGGGGAGGGTTTGTTCTAACTAACCCCGAAATGCTTATTTACTCTCTAATACTGTATAACAAGAGCTGGGAAAGATTTTGGAAAAATCTTAAGGTAATAATAGTTGATGAAATACATGAAATGTCTGGAATTAAAGGATCACACTTTGGAAACTTGATACGTGTTGTCAATATGATGAATGATATATACTCAAACAACGCCCGTTACTTTGCACTGTCTGGAACAATTGGTAATCCAAAAGAATTCATAGAAAACATTTTTGGCAAAAAATTTGTGATAATTGACAAAAGCACATCTGGAAACAAGAAAATAGAGTTTTTGGTTCCTAACAAAACCTACACTAGTATCATGAGTCCAAACTCCTGGGTAATTGAAACTCTAAAAAGCTTCATACTCGGACTTTCAAAAAAGGTTCTAGTTTTCGTCAAATCCAGAAAGGCTGTAGAAAGAATTACTAAAGCTATAAGGAAGTCAGAGTTAGCTACGCTTGTAAGTCCCTACAGAGCTGGATACGAGCACAAGGACAGAATAGCAATTGAAAATATGTTCAAAAGCGGTAGAATAAAAGGACTTATCGCTACCTCCGCATTTGAAATGGGAATAGATATAGGAGATCTTGATGTAGTATGCGTCGTTGGATTTCCTTCCTCAAAAGTATCCCTAAGGCAAAGATTTGGTAGAACTGGAAGAACAAGAGATGGAACTGCAATATTTCTCCCGACTGAAAACATACTGGACAAGTATTACTATAACAATCCCAAAGAACTATTCTCAGACGAAGTTGAAGCTCTTAGCGCTAACGTGTATAACGATAGAGTAATAGGCTACTATATTGCCCTAGCAATAGTTGCATACAACGAAACACTAGAAGATCCTAAGAATTTCATTCAAGATAACCTAATAGAGAAATACTGGGGAATTGATGGGATATATACAACCGAAAAATTCATTGAGAAAAATAAAGACAAAAGCGAAATTGTTCACTTCACAAAAAGTATAAACTGCGAAAAATACTTCTTTACTCATCTCACAAAGCAAGATCTGAGAAGTATGATAAACCTCAGAGGAATAGGCAAAAACTTTTACATATATGACTCAAAGAATAACAAGAAGATAGGAGAAATAAACCTCAGCCACATCTTCTTGGAATGCCATCCTGGCGGAATATATATGCATATGGGAGATAGCTACGTAGTGGAAAAAATAGACTTTGAAAACAATCTTGTGGTAGTGAAACCTACTAATGAAGAAAGCTCAACTGAAGTTTTAGTTGATAAAGATATTGAAATCATCAGCACAATGAAAACCAAAAAATACAATGCTTTCTTCATTAATTACTGCAAACTAAGGGTCAAGGAGATTTACACTGGATTTCTAACTGTAAGATACGAACCCAAGATAGTCAACAACGAGATCATAAGAGAAAGGAAAGTTATAGGATACACAGAATACCCTACCCCTTATACTCTAGAGTATGATACCGAGGGAATAGTAATACTCTTCAATGGTAGCAAACTTAGAGAAATAGTAAAGTATGACGAGGACATAAAGTATATAAGGAGCAACAAGTCAATGGAGAATGTAAAGATAAACGAAGAGAACATTCTTCTTTCAGGCCTACACTCTGCAGAACACTCTATAATAGGAATGTATCCTACGGAAATAATCTGTAGCAGAAGCGAGCTAGGAGGGCTATCCTATGTAAGTGGTGGAATCCAACCTACAATAATAATATACGAAGCGATAGAAGGTGGCGTAGGGTATTCGGAACTAGCTTTTGACAAGCTTGATAAAATCATAAATAGGGCTTTGATCTCTGTAAAAAACTGTGCTTGCACAAATGATAGTGGATGTCCTGCTTGCATACAATCACCCAAATGTGGTAATGGCAACACTATTCTTTCCAAAAGAATGGGTGAGAAAGTTCTTAAGTTTCTATCAGACAACCTCAATAAACCTTCAGAAACTTCAGAAGAAAAAATCAACCCCAAAGTTGTAAAATACTCCATAGCTTACCTAAAAAGAGAACTTCCTCAGGTTGAAGAAAACGAAAAATACGCCCAGTATGACCTTCTTAAATACCCCCTTGAGAATTTCAAAAAACCCCTAGTCTTTGATCTTGAAACCCAGAAGTACTCCTACGAAGTAGGAGGTTGGGATAACGCTAAGGACATGCTTCTTGCAATAGCAGTTGTCTACGACATAAATAAAAATGAAACCCTTGTGTTTAATGAAAGCAACGTCAAAACACTCATAGACCTCCTATTCTCATCTGACATTGTCATAGGCTACAACACGAAAAATTTTGACTACAAGGTTCTATCTAGATACGACAGCAGATTTGAAGTAACAGATAGTGTCAAAAGCTTTGATATCCTAAACGATCTTCTTAAAAAACATGTTGGTGACACAAGAATATCTCTGGACAACCTGATAAGAAATAACCTCAATAGCAAAAAAAGTATCTCTAGCGAAGTTATACCACAGATATTTAGAGAAGGGAAAATAGATATGGTTATAAACCACTGTAAGGAAGATGTAGAATTTACATACAAGATAATGAAGAAAATCCTTGAAGATAGATATCTGAAATACGAGAACAGAGGAAAAATTTTCACCATAGAATTCCAAGAAGTTATATTTAGGTTTAAGCTATAA
- the secY gene encoding preprotein translocase subunit SecY, translating to MLKAFVNIFKIESLRKRVLFTLFILIVFRVGTTIPVPGVDYSVLASYYERFGQSSLGILEFFNLFAGGALTNISIFALGVMPYISSLIITQLLVYVIPSLERISKEPDGRRRIMQYARIGTVPLAIIEAWGLNLYFVRGLKSEIFARTGLSLYPETIFFYLSFMITVTAGTMFLMWMGEQITEKGIGNGISLIIMAGIVARIPESVYNVYRQLQGTGTIEITMILVLLLFLGVIVFVVWFEQSIRKIPVSYAKRVVGRKVYGGQSTYIPLKLNPAGVVAIIFASAVMSFPQQIITFFGGTDIPVIRTISTWLSYEGWLYIVLYMLLVIFFSYFYTFIQFNPQELSETLQKNGGFIPGIRAGEPTFRFLNDTINRVLVPGSIIVGLIAVLPNLIYGSLNVPTYIAYLMGGTSLLIMVGVALDTLTQIESQLIVHHYDGFLKKGRIRGRGTRYV from the coding sequence ATGTTGAAGGCTTTTGTGAACATTTTTAAGATAGAGTCTCTCAGGAAGAGGGTATTGTTTACGCTATTCATTCTTATAGTTTTCAGGGTGGGCACGACGATACCTGTTCCCGGGGTGGATTATTCAGTTCTAGCGTCTTATTACGAAAGGTTTGGACAAAGTAGCTTGGGAATTTTAGAATTTTTTAACCTTTTTGCTGGTGGGGCTTTAACGAACATAAGTATTTTTGCTTTAGGAGTGATGCCATACATAAGCTCTCTCATTATAACTCAGTTGCTGGTGTATGTGATTCCTTCCCTTGAGAGGATATCAAAGGAGCCGGATGGAAGGAGAAGAATAATGCAGTATGCTAGGATAGGAACTGTGCCACTTGCGATTATTGAGGCATGGGGACTAAATTTATATTTTGTCAGAGGGCTTAAGTCTGAGATATTTGCTAGAACTGGTCTTTCTCTATACCCAGAGACTATCTTTTTCTATTTGAGTTTCATGATAACTGTTACTGCTGGAACAATGTTTCTGATGTGGATGGGGGAGCAAATAACAGAGAAGGGCATAGGTAACGGTATTTCACTGATAATTATGGCAGGTATCGTTGCTAGGATTCCTGAGTCCGTCTATAACGTCTATAGACAACTTCAAGGAACAGGAACTATTGAGATAACAATGATACTTGTGCTTTTGCTGTTCCTAGGAGTAATAGTTTTCGTGGTTTGGTTTGAACAATCTATAAGAAAGATACCTGTAAGTTATGCCAAAAGAGTGGTTGGAAGAAAAGTGTATGGTGGTCAGAGCACTTATATACCTCTTAAGCTTAACCCTGCAGGAGTTGTAGCAATAATTTTCGCATCTGCGGTAATGAGTTTTCCTCAGCAAATTATTACCTTCTTTGGTGGAACCGATATACCAGTGATTAGAACAATATCTACATGGTTGTCTTACGAGGGATGGCTGTATATAGTACTCTATATGCTTCTTGTTATTTTCTTCTCCTACTTCTACACCTTCATACAGTTTAACCCTCAAGAACTCTCAGAAACACTTCAAAAAAATGGTGGTTTTATACCAGGAATAAGAGCAGGAGAACCAACATTCAGGTTCCTAAACGATACCATAAACAGAGTCTTGGTCCCAGGGTCTATAATAGTTGGATTGATAGCAGTATTGCCTAACTTGATATACGGCTCGTTGAATGTTCCAACTTACATAGCATACCTTATGGGTGGCACTTCACTACTTATCATGGTAGGCGTTGCTCTTGATACTTTGACACAGATAGAATCGCAACTAATAGTGCACCACTACGATGGTTTCCTGAAAAAGGGTAGAATAAGGGGCAGAGGCACCAGATACGTATAA
- a CDS encoding tetratricopeptide repeat protein — MLKKILLTSLILSISGISFGSYESAYAKYTKGDISGSISEITKDIFSGIKDYRLHLLMVKIYKDHVKDYKQGIEYAIEGIRLFPDKEKEFSLEIGELYHLSGKYDKSEQILLEYNAKYPGDSRCLFLIGKNYFSQGKYYKATVSIESAMAFGGKSIEAYEYLGKSYRKVGKYNKALEILSLVYNQTRKEEILGLIIEISSIIDVDYSSYLNIKRSVSLPQEKKSIPENTSKTTTKRESQLSSPLPLQSNKVSANIGSATSETKFQESDTTSPKNETSVNNNGDQSEESIE; from the coding sequence ATGCTAAAAAAAATACTTCTCACGTCACTCATACTATCTATCTCCGGCATATCCTTCGGAAGTTATGAGAGTGCATACGCAAAATATACAAAAGGCGATATCTCAGGATCCATATCAGAGATAACCAAGGACATATTTAGTGGTATAAAAGACTATAGATTACACCTTTTGATGGTGAAAATCTACAAAGATCATGTGAAGGATTACAAACAAGGGATAGAGTATGCAATAGAAGGAATAAGACTCTTCCCTGATAAAGAAAAAGAGTTTTCACTGGAAATTGGAGAACTTTATCATCTCTCCGGCAAATATGACAAATCCGAGCAAATACTTTTGGAATACAACGCTAAATATCCAGGAGACAGTAGATGCTTATTCTTAATAGGTAAAAACTACTTTTCTCAGGGTAAATACTACAAAGCAACGGTATCTATTGAATCAGCTATGGCTTTTGGCGGAAAAAGCATAGAAGCATACGAATACCTTGGCAAATCCTATAGAAAGGTAGGAAAGTATAACAAAGCTCTTGAAATACTATCATTGGTATACAACCAAACTAGAAAAGAAGAAATCCTGGGACTGATAATAGAGATCTCAAGTATAATTGATGTTGATTACTCCTCCTATCTGAACATAAAAAGATCTGTATCACTGCCTCAAGAAAAAAAATCAATTCCCGAAAATACAAGTAAAACCACAACCAAAAGAGAAAGTCAGCTATCCTCACCTCTACCCCTCCAAAGCAATAAAGTATCTGCAAATATAGGTTCTGCAACCTCAGAGACAAAATTTCAGGAAAGTGACACAACTTCTCCGAAAAATGAAACTTCCGTAAATAACAACGGCGATCAATCCGAGGAGAGTATAGAATGA
- a CDS encoding histidinol phosphate phosphatase domain-containing protein: MIDLHTHTFFSDGVLSPNELVQRARNHGYKAIAITDHVDISNVEFVVKEIVNFCKSIKNYYSDIIVIPGVEITHVHPDQIDEVAELSKKLGAKLVVVHGETIVEPVEKGTNRKALESKYVDILAHPGLISEEEAKLAVENQKYLEITTRKGHSITNGHVARTCKKHNVRMVINTDTHTPDNLITADFAYKVLIGTGLEPKEAEEVLKNSEDIIKKLF; the protein is encoded by the coding sequence ATGATAGACCTACATACTCACACATTCTTCAGTGACGGTGTTTTATCACCAAACGAACTAGTCCAAAGAGCAAGAAACCACGGATATAAGGCAATAGCAATAACTGACCATGTTGACATATCAAATGTAGAATTTGTTGTAAAAGAGATTGTAAACTTCTGCAAATCAATAAAAAACTACTATAGCGACATAATAGTAATTCCCGGTGTAGAGATAACACATGTCCACCCAGATCAAATAGATGAAGTTGCAGAATTATCAAAGAAACTAGGTGCAAAACTAGTTGTGGTTCACGGAGAAACCATAGTAGAACCTGTAGAAAAAGGAACAAACAGGAAAGCACTAGAAAGCAAATATGTAGACATTTTAGCACATCCGGGACTTATCTCAGAAGAAGAGGCAAAACTTGCCGTTGAAAACCAAAAGTATTTAGAAATAACAACCAGAAAAGGACACTCTATAACAAACGGACATGTAGCGAGAACATGCAAAAAACACAATGTAAGAATGGTAATAAATACCGACACGCATACACCAGATAACCTAATAACTGCAGACTTTGCTTACAAAGTTCTTATTGGCACAGGACTTGAACCTAAAGAGGCGGAAGAAGTCTTAAAAAACTCAGAAGATATTATAAAAAAACTATTCTGA